A segment of the Nostoc sp. TCL26-01 genome:
TAACATGATATTCTGAAAGCTGTTACATAGCAGTTGTATCTAAGTTTAAGGCTATTTGCTTGACATGATTTGTCATTCAACAGCAAAGCTGTTTTACTGCTGCTAGTACTTATTAAAAGTTTTACACATTGGCTATGTTTTCCTCTCCATTTTCTGAAGATAACGACCATGCTCCTACAGGTTCCATCACCCTGACTGATGAAAAAGGGCGATCGCTGGAATGTTACATCGAACATTCACTCTCAGTGGATGAACAAGAATACGTTTTGTTGCTGCCGGTAGACTCACCCATAGAAATTTTTGCTTGGCAAGGTGAATACGAGGAAGAAGAAGCCATCTTGGTAGAGTTTGATGATGCCATTGTTGACCAAATTTTTGGCACGGCTCAAGCTGTCTTAGCTGAACAAAACCTATTGCTCAAACAAACAGCCTATGCTCTGACTGTGGCAGGTGATTTACCTCCAGTAGAAGAGTCAGAACTATTTACCCTCGAAATTGAAGACGAAGCAGCAGATTTAGAACCAGAACAACTCCAACTACTCGCTAACTTCTATTATGAAGATCAGGAGTATGCGATTTATACACCTCTAGATCCTCTGCTGTTTTTTGCTAAAATCACAAAAACGGGTGAACCAGTATTACTCTCCCCAGAAGAGTTTCGCCAAGTGCAACCCCTGTTAGAAGAACAACTTTTTAATGAAGTTGAATAGGATCAATGGTTGCCCATTAAAAATTAATATGATAGGGAACAAGTTCTTACAGCCTGATTTGATTTTAGAAGGTTCTGTTTTGCACCTCACA
Coding sequences within it:
- a CDS encoding DUF3727 domain-containing protein; translated protein: MFSSPFSEDNDHAPTGSITLTDEKGRSLECYIEHSLSVDEQEYVLLLPVDSPIEIFAWQGEYEEEEAILVEFDDAIVDQIFGTAQAVLAEQNLLLKQTAYALTVAGDLPPVEESELFTLEIEDEAADLEPEQLQLLANFYYEDQEYAIYTPLDPLLFFAKITKTGEPVLLSPEEFRQVQPLLEEQLFNEVE